Below is a window of Streptomyces qaidamensis DNA.
GGGTGCCTGTGGATAGCGCCGTCACCCGGACGGGTGGTGACAGGTGAGGCGGGGCGGGGCGGGGTGGGGTGGGTCACGCCCCCGGCCTCACCGCCAAGGCCTCACCGCCATGGCCTCACCGCCAAGGCGTCGCCGTCATGGCCTCACCGCCCCGCCCCGACCACCCTCCCGTACTGCTCCCGCACCTCCCGGTAGCGCAGAAGTTCCGCCGCCACCGGATCCAGGACCCGGGCCCGGCCGCATCCGGCCGCCGCCTCCCGCAACCGGCGTTCCGCCTCCAGGCCGTAGCGCCGGGCCGGGCCGCGGGCCGCCATCCGGCAGCTCCACTCGATGAGCGGTCCGCCGACGATGCCGATCACCATCAGCAGCACCGGAACCCCCAGGTTCGGCGCCATGACCCCGATGATCTGGCCCAGCAGCCACAGCCCGCCCAGGAACTGCAGGACCGTCATGCACGCCTGGGTGAGGACGGCCACCGGCCACCACCCCGGGCGCGGCGGCCGCCCCGCAGGCACGCCCGCGCGCGCGGTCAGCTCGTCCAGCGCCTCGGGCAGCCCCTGCGAACCACGGGCGGCCGCCTCGCGCACCGCCTGCGCCCAGGGCACCGGCAGCCCGGCCGACGCCCGGTCGGCCACGGTCCGCACCGCCTGCTCGACCCTCTGACGGGCCGTCGCCTCCTCGTCGGCCTGCGTCCGCGAGGGGAGCCGGCCCGTGGTGGGCTCGCCGCGGTCCTGGTACCAGCGCCACAGCCGCAGCCAGGGCGTGCCGCAGGCGCGGTTGGCGTTGCGCAGCCACGCGCGCTCGGCCGCCTCACCTGCCGCCGTGGCGCCCACCGCGTCCGCGAGCCGGTCGGAGAACTCCTCCCGGGCCTGTTCGCTGAGCCCGGTCCGCCGCTGGGTGGCGTAGACGGGCCACAGCCGTGCCGCGGCGATGTCCACGTCGGCCGAGATGCGGCGGTTCGCCGCTCCGCGCTCCGAGACGAACTGGCCGAGCACCTCGCGCAGTTCCCCGACACCGTCCCCGGTGAGCGCGGACAGCGCGAGCACGGTCGTACCCGGCTCGCCGTACTCCCCGAGGGCGATGCCGTCCTCGTCGAGGAGCCGCCGCAGATCGTCGAGAACCTGCTCGGCGGCTTCCCCGGGCAGCCGGTCGACCTGGTTGAGGACGACGAACATGACCTCGGCGTGGGCCGCCATCGGCCGCAGATAGCGCTCGTGGAGGACGGCGTCGGCGTACTTCTCCGGGTCGACGACCCAGATGACCGCGTCGACGAGCGCCAGGATGCGGTCCACGTGCCGGCGGTGCTGTACGGCCGCCGAGTCGTGGTCGGGCAGGTCGACCAGGACGAGTCCGCGCAGCGGCGACTCGCCGTCCCCGGTCGGCAACGGCCGACGGCGCAGCCGGGGCGGGATCCCGAGCCGTTCGATGAGGCCGGCCGCCCCGTCGCTCCAACTGCACGCGATGGGCGCGGCGGTGGTGGGACGGCGTACACCCGTCTCCGAGATGGTCACCCCGGCGAGCGCGTTGAACAGTTGCGACTTGCCGCTGCCGGTGGCGCCCGCGATGGCGACGACGGTGTGCTGACCGGAAAGCCTGCGCCGCGCGGACGCCTCGTCGAGTACCCGGCCGGCCCCCGAGAGCGTCCTGCTGTCGAGCCGGGTGCGGGAGAGCCCCACGAGTTCGCGCAGGGCCTCCAGCCGTGAGCGCAGCGTCCCGTCGTACACCAGTGGGGTCACCGTCGGCGGGACGGCGGAGCGGTTGTCCGTCATGGGGAACCTGTCTCCTTCGGCTGTCTCGGCGACCCGGCGTGCGATGAGTCCGTCGTCCCAGGTCTCGGTGGAGTCGGCACGCGTCGCACGCGCGCCGCCCGGGGCACTCCGGCCGACGGCGCCGCCCCCTTGGCGGGCGTCGTCGTCCGGCTGATCGGCGTGCTCGGTGGGGTCCTGGTCGGTGACGGTCACCGGTCACCTCTCCTTCTGCAGTACGGACAGCGCGGCGATGAGTTCGGCCTGGGGCTCGGGGTGGACGTCGAGCGCGTCGAGCGGGGCGAGCCGGCGCTCGCGTTCGGCGTGCAGGACCCGGTCCACGTGCTCGGTGAGCAGCCGCCCGGCCCGGTCGCGCAGCCGCAGCGCGCCATGGGCGCCGATCCGCTCGGCGAGGCCCTCCCCTGCCATCCGGCCCCGGCGGCCGCCCAGCAGGGAGGTGGCGACCAGGGCGGCGACGAGCTCGGGGTCGGGCGCGAGGTTGCGGTCGAGTTCGCGTACCTCGTCCTCGGCGTGCTCCTCGAGCTCGCGCCGCCACCGCCGTACGGCGAGACCGATGCGGTGCTCGGCGCTGTCCGCGCCGCTCTCGCGTACGGCGAGTTCCGGGGCGGCGGAGGCCGGTTCGCGGCGCCAGGCGTCGTCGACGCGCTCGTCGGCGGCGGTGACGGCGCACAGCAGCAGCGCGCTGAGGCTCTCCACGAGCGCGTCGAGGAGTTCGGCGGCGGTGCAGTCCAGGGGGAAGGCGCGCCACCGCTTGAGCGCGTCCCCGGCGAGGACCGCCCCGCTCTGCAACCGGCCCCGCACGCGCGTGTGCTCGCTGTCGTACGCCCCTTCGACGGCGGAGGTGAGCCGCAGGGCGGCGGCGTACTGCGCGGCGGCGGCCCCGGCCAGCTCGGGCATCCGGGACTTGAGGGAGTCGAGGACGCCGTACGCCGTACGGGCGAGGACGTGCTGCCGGGCCGCGGGGTCCTGGGCCTGGTGCACCAGCCAGGTGCGCAGCTGGGCGACGGCGGAGGCCGGCAGGAGCCCGCCGCCCCAGGCGGACTCGGGCAGTTCGGGCACGGTGAAGCGCGGCACCTCGCCGAGCCCGGCCTTGGTGAGCAGGGCCCCGTACTGCCGCGACACCTCGTTCACCACCTGGTGAGGCACCCGGTCGAGCACGGTCACGAGGGTGACGTCGTACTCCTTGGCGGTGCGCAGCATGTGCCAGGGGACGGCGTCGGCGTAGCGGGCGGCCGTGGTGACCATGACCCAGATGTCGGCGGCGCAGATGAGTTCGGCGGCCAGGACCCGGTTGTCGGAGACCAGGGAGTCGATGTCGGGCGCGTCGAGGAGGGCGAGGCCGGGCGGGAGCGTCTCGGCGGTCTCGACGCGCAGTACGCGCGCGGGGTTCTCGCCGGGGAGCAGGAGGTCGTCGGTGGAGTCCTGTTGGGGCACCCACACGCGCGTGAGGTCGGGCAGCACCCTCATCCCGCTGAACCAGTGGTGGTCCTCCGGATGGCAGACCAGCACGGGGGTGCGTGTCGTCGGCCGCAGCACGCCCGCCTCGCTGACCCGCCGTCCCACGAGGGAGTTCACGAGCGTCGATTTCCCGGCTCCGGTCGACCCGCCCACGACGGCCAGAAGCGGCGCTTCGGGGTCCCGCAAGCGGGGCACCAAGTAGTCGTCGAGCTGCGCGAGGAGTTCGTCGCGGTTGGCACGCGCGCGTGGGGCCCCCGCCAGGGGCAGCGGGAAGCGTGCGGCGGCGACACGGTCGCGCAGGGCGGAGAGTGCGTCGAGCAGCTGAGGCCGTACGTCCAAGGTCACCACATGTGAAGAATGCCCAATTTTAGGGGAATTCTGAAGCATATGAGCATGTCTGCGCGCCGACGGAACACAAGGGACGGAAGGGACGACTGGGACACGGGCAGACTCCAGGCATAACGAGTGCACAACACCCGATGCCTCTGACGCCAAAAGCGATGCACGATTCGTACCTGCCTGCGATTATCAGGACCGCTTCACTGAACCTCCACATCGAGCCACGGAGGCGAAGCAACAGGGACAAGGACGCGGGAGCCCTATCCTTGTCCCCGGCAACGTCACGGATCGGCCCACACCCGGGCACCAGGACAGAGGCCACCACACCCGGCCCCCGTAGCTCAGTGGATAGAGCAGGCGCCTTCTAAGCGCTTGGCCGCAGGTTCGAGTCCTGCCGGGGGCGCAAGTCTCCGCCCTCCCTTTGGGGAGGGCTTTTTGCTGGTCAGGGCACATGCCAGACGGCACAGTGAAGCCCCGGACACCGCCTTGATGATCAAGGGTGGGCTCCGGGGTTGTCCGGCTGTCACTGGGTCTTTTCGGGTGGCCGTGTCGAATACGTGTCGAAGTTCTCGGCCGACGGATCAGCCGGCGCCGGACACCTCCAGGCCGTCACTTGCCCGGTCAGAGGCCATCCATCCTCCCGTAGGAGATGGACGGTGGGCTGGCAGCATCTGCGCCATGGACCAAGCTTTGAAGACCCTGGAGCACGAGTTCCGTTCCGAGCCCGGAAGCTAAGTTCATCGAGCCGCTCGCCTCGATGCCCCAGGGGGCGCCGCGGTGGCCGCAACAAGTACTTCCAGTTCACCGCGATCGACGACTGCACCCGCCTGCGCGTCCTGCGGATCTATCCAACGCTGAACCAGGCCACTGCCATTCAGTTGCTGGACTACGTGCTGCAGCGCTTGCCGTTCCAGGTTGAGGTCATCCAGACCGACAACGGCGCCGAGTTCCAGTCCGCCTTCCACTGGCACGTCCTCGACAAGGGCATCGCCCACACCTACATCAAGCCCCGCACGCCACGCCTGAACGGCAAGGTTGAACGCTCCCACCGCATGGATGCCGAGGAGTTCTATCGGCTCCTCGACGGCGTCGTCATCGACGACGCCGAGGTCTTCAACGACAAGCTGCGCGAGTGGGAGGACTACTACAACTGTCATCGCCCCCACGGCGGCCTCGGCGGCCAGACCCCCTGCGAACGCCTCAAGCAGAAGACCACGACTCAGGCGTAATCGAAGATCGTCAGTGGCACAGGACAGCAGCCAAGAGCGCGGTAGAACGTTCCCCTACTTCATCAAGCCCCGGCTGCGCTCCGCTCCGCCGGGCGCGCTTCCCGGCTCCGCTCCGGGCGCCGCTCCTGCCTTCGGCCCGCTCCGCCCGCGCTGCGCCGACGCGCGCCCACGCGTGGATAGGGCCGGTAGCCATGAGCCGATCACCGCACCTAGCGCCCGCGGGTCAGAACAGTGCCTCCGGCGGGGGATCGGCCGGCACCGGGATGGAGGGGGCGCCGTCCCCGACTGCGGGTCCGTAGTGGCGTGCGCGAGAGGCTCCCGTCCCGTACACCATCAACCCAGGCAGAGCCGAGCAGACGCGGCCCATGGCGTCCAGGTCGTTCGTACAGTGGCGCGCTCCACCTGGACGCCATGAACAACGCCCGCTCCACGGTGTGTGGGTCGACGGCGTACGGGATGGGAGCTGGAGTGAGTGGTGGGTTGAGGCCGGTTTCGGCCTGCTCCCGAGGGGTGATCACCTACCCGCAGAAGAGCGGTCGCCGGACGACTGATCCACCGGGCGGGCGGCTGCGGCGGCCATGAGGGCCAGCATCAGGGCGATCACGCCGACGATGATGTTGTTGACTATGGTCCTGGTGGTGCTGACGTCACCTGCCACAACCCACGGCGCAAAGATCGTCCACACGCTCAGCACGCAAGCGCCCCACGCCATGCTGTGCGAACGCTCGTATGCCCGGCCGAAGCCACCGCTCATGAGGAGGGCGTAGGCGATACCGGTGATCAGGTTGTTGACCGCCAGGGTGGAAAAGTTGTTGAATCCCGCGATCCACGGTGAGGCCGCGAGATAGAGCCCTGTGATCAGGGCCATGGCCTCGACGGCTTGCGCCCTCGGGGTGGTCGCGAAGCGTTCAGCCATCTCGTGTCGATTGCGCATTGCGACGATGTCGGGATGGGTTTCCATGTCTGACCGGGGTTGCGTCGCCATTACACTTCCTCCGAATTGTCCGTTATGTGCCCTGTCTGGGAGTGAGTACCCCGTAGGGATGAGGTAACCGTCCTGAGGTGCAAAGTCCGAGGGCACCGCTGCAAGAGGTGGTCTGTCTGGCCGGGCGAGCCGCCGAGCGCTGGGCTGAGTGCAGCAGCCGCGCACCGCAACCGCTGATGAGCCCGGGCGCCTGGCAGCGCACCCACCAGCGTCTTAAGCGCCTCGTTGTGGTGCGGGGGCTGGTGAGATCGCTTGTCAAGACCGCATACAGCGACTGACACCCAACACGGGTAGGGGCGGTCCCGCCGGACGTCAGTGGACGACCGGGCGAGTGCAGGCCTTGTTGGCCGACTCGACAAGCCCGCATGATCGACCTGATAAGGATGAGGTCAGACCTCAAAGCCCGGATCGGGCACCGGGCGCCACGTTTTCGGGTGTAGAACCCGTGATCACCCACGCGTGGACACCCATAGGGTCGCGGTCATGTCGAGACCTCTTGCAGCAGCCGACCACCTTGGCGACCGGGAAGCCTTCAGCGTCTTCCTGGCGCGTCTACGAGCGGACCATGCGGAGAATGGCGCGGAGTGGGAGAACGCGACGCTAGACGCCTTCTTGGAGGCTCTGGAAGCCTGGGTGTCGGATGCGCCCGGGTGGTACCACAACCATGGGCAGGATCTACCGCCCCAGGGCGACTGGACGTTCTTCGC
It encodes the following:
- a CDS encoding YfjP family GTPase, which codes for MTVTDQDPTEHADQPDDDARQGGGAVGRSAPGGARATRADSTETWDDGLIARRVAETAEGDRFPMTDNRSAVPPTVTPLVYDGTLRSRLEALRELVGLSRTRLDSRTLSGAGRVLDEASARRRLSGQHTVVAIAGATGSGKSQLFNALAGVTISETGVRRPTTAAPIACSWSDGAAGLIERLGIPPRLRRRPLPTGDGESPLRGLVLVDLPDHDSAAVQHRRHVDRILALVDAVIWVVDPEKYADAVLHERYLRPMAAHAEVMFVVLNQVDRLPGEAAEQVLDDLRRLLDEDGIALGEYGEPGTTVLALSALTGDGVGELREVLGQFVSERGAANRRISADVDIAAARLWPVYATQRRTGLSEQAREEFSDRLADAVGATAAGEAAERAWLRNANRACGTPWLRLWRWYQDRGEPTTGRLPSRTQADEEATARQRVEQAVRTVADRASAGLPVPWAQAVREAAARGSQGLPEALDELTARAGVPAGRPPRPGWWPVAVLTQACMTVLQFLGGLWLLGQIIGVMAPNLGVPVLLMVIGIVGGPLIEWSCRMAARGPARRYGLEAERRLREAAAGCGRARVLDPVAAELLRYREVREQYGRVVGAGR
- a CDS encoding dynamin family protein, translating into MVTLDVRPQLLDALSALRDRVAAARFPLPLAGAPRARANRDELLAQLDDYLVPRLRDPEAPLLAVVGGSTGAGKSTLVNSLVGRRVSEAGVLRPTTRTPVLVCHPEDHHWFSGMRVLPDLTRVWVPQQDSTDDLLLPGENPARVLRVETAETLPPGLALLDAPDIDSLVSDNRVLAAELICAADIWVMVTTAARYADAVPWHMLRTAKEYDVTLVTVLDRVPHQVVNEVSRQYGALLTKAGLGEVPRFTVPELPESAWGGGLLPASAVAQLRTWLVHQAQDPAARQHVLARTAYGVLDSLKSRMPELAGAAAAQYAAALRLTSAVEGAYDSEHTRVRGRLQSGAVLAGDALKRWRAFPLDCTAAELLDALVESLSALLLCAVTAADERVDDAWRREPASAAPELAVRESGADSAEHRIGLAVRRWRRELEEHAEDEVRELDRNLAPDPELVAALVATSLLGGRRGRMAGEGLAERIGAHGALRLRDRAGRLLTEHVDRVLHAERERRLAPLDALDVHPEPQAELIAALSVLQKER
- a CDS encoding SPW repeat protein, whose amino-acid sequence is MATQPRSDMETHPDIVAMRNRHEMAERFATTPRAQAVEAMALITGLYLAASPWIAGFNNFSTLAVNNLITGIAYALLMSGGFGRAYERSHSMAWGACVLSVWTIFAPWVVAGDVSTTRTIVNNIIVGVIALMLALMAAAAARPVDQSSGDRSSAGR
- a CDS encoding DUF7660 family protein; translated protein: MSRPLAAADHLGDREAFSVFLARLRADHAENGAEWENATLDAFLEALEAWVSDAPGWYHNHGQDLPPQGDWTFFARALAAARIYE